TGTAAAAGGATTTTAGTCAAAGCATTTTGTGCTCATTGCTGGTGGTTATAGCAGAATGCCAGCAGAATGACAGCCTGCATGAAATCATGCCCTTTCAGCTGGTTGTAAGAAATAattcataaatatttttctgttttcatttttggtgAAATCCATTAAAATGATTTGCTGTACATGCTATAgttaaaagacacaaacagaatTAATATCTATATTACAAATCTttagaaatatttcatttaatattaGCACACATGCAAGAAAGTATGTATATAATACCAAGATGGACAGTTCAATGAATTCTCAGTCATTcactgataaataaaaaaaatcacaaatgacTGAATCTTTTGTTATGGGAACAGATGCTACCTTTTCTAATTCGGTTACCTTCCGTTTTAACTCCACAGCATTGGTGGCTCCATCCCAATTGTGTTTTCTTATTACTCTGAGTTCCTCGCCCAAGAGAAGCGAGGAGAGCATCTGTCCTGGCTCTGCATGTTCTGGATGATTGGTGGCATCTACGCATCTGCTATGGCTTGGGCCATCATCCCACACTATGGTAAGAAAATGTACAGTATTTAAATATGAACATTCTAAGCTTCGAGATTGTTTCCTCACGCACCAGTAGGCCAGTATCCATTCTAAGCTATGTAAATGCTAATTTTGTCTTTACATTTCTCTACAGTTTTTATTGCAAATGACAAATGCTGCAGTTCTGTCTCACGTCTCTTCTTGCTTCCTTTCCTCATGTAGGCTGGAGTTTCCAGATGGGCTCAGCCTACCAGTTCCATAGCTGGCGTgtctttgtgttggtgtgtgccTTCCCCTCTGTGGCGGCCATCTCTGCCCTCACCACCATGCCTGAGAGCCCCCGCTTTTACCTTGAGGTCAGCCTGACAGCTCATACCCCACTTAGACCTTGtggaaatatatttttgaatacATTTTGAATGCTTGAAAGCATAAACAGCCTTAAAGACAAAGTGCTGCTTATGCACTTTTCCAAAACATTTTGAATAACTTAATATGTACATATTTATCGTCCAGGCGAAATCTGAACATTGGAGATTCTGAAATATACATCATAGATTCTGAATTCAGTTCAGTATGTTTTAAACactgacacagaaaaaaaaactgatttttatttaaaaatgcccaatatataaaaaaaaatcaggcatgTTGTCAGTATTTTAGTACTAAACCACTTTTAGCTAATCATGTTAGCTGCTGGTTTATACCACCAGATGTTCTCACTTCTTGTATCTCCTTGTTTCTacatatttacttatttattttattttacacctGCACTCACGTCCCACGCACTTTCATTCACATCAGAATATCTCAGTTTAGTAAATGAAGCTGCAGCTGGTGGCAGACAAAGATAAAACACTGTAGAATCAACAACCTCTCATTTGGCATTTTGAAACATTTCCACGTGTACTGTGTGTGGTTTAGTCTCGATTTGGACTGAAATGTAGTCAGGCTTTCACATAAACATAACTGCAGCACTTACTGAAATTTAACGAAGAATAAGAATCAAATGGAGGGCAAGATTACAGGCAGAGAAATAAATGCAGAGGCAGCAGACTGAGGTAAAATCCAAAGCAAAATGAAAAGgtcataaaatacaaaacaagacGCTGGGTGAGGAACATGAACTGACAACTGAAGACTCTGCACTATATATAACCTGCACATtcttaatcatccaggtcatggtattCTGAAGGCTAGAAATAAAAGCAAGTGGATTTCTTTTTGATTCATGAAAATATTCAGTTTCTAATCCAAgaggccatctatgtccactgtgaaagATCATCActgaacagaggtggtggctCACGACACCAGCTATCAGCTGCCCATAACGCAGTCTCGAGATTCTTTGCGAGCCAATTGTGACCAGCGTAACTTTAATAGCTCAAAGGATGTTGAAGTATGGCTGTGTTTCAGAAAGTAGCCACACCCCTGGCTCGCGTGAATCTCAGAACCACCTCCAAGGGCACGAAGGTTACATCTTTAtctgtttaagaaaaacaaaaacgtaaTTTATCTAAGTGTGCACATTGTTTAATAGTTGTATAAATATGGATTTATCTGAATGTGACTCTAAGTACTGCACAAGATTTCCTATATGCCCAGACCTAGTTTACAAACGGTAAATGAAAGATCTTGTCTTTATCTAGGATTTTAAGTACTGAAGAAACCAAAAAGACGTCCAGTTGCCTTCAGTTCAAATGGTTAGGAATAAACTAAGTTAAGATAACTTGAAAACGAGTgtcacattaaaattaaaaatctattcataataaaacaaacaatgaactaaaaacaaacaaaacaaaaaacccaaaacaaataaTCATCCATGATGGAAAGACAACAACACCAAATGAAAACTAATATAATAAatagataataaaatataagctgcgttaatttaactgaaaatggaaatgaaaGATCTGCtaaacatctttttttgtgCCCCTCCTAAAAGAATGGCAAACATGACGAGGCGTGGATGATTCTGAAGCAAGTTCACGACACCAACATGAGGGCCAAGGGTTACCCCGAGAGGGTCTTCTCTGTAAGTAACACTCAAGAATGTTAAGCTTCTTTCATGCTAACACTTTTGCATTAATGCAGAAAATAACATCATCATAATAGTTTGCAGTTTGTGGGCTTATAGAGTGCAGCAGGTTTAGAGCTCTGTGCTGCATatttttgcatattaatgagtTAAAACAGATGCTCTTTAAACTTCTGTAATCTCTTTATGCCTCAGGCTGTACAGTTCatattaataatttaaatgaaaaatggtGATTCAAAGATGTTTTATAATCTTTTCTTTGagtaaaattattaaaacaacTTTCTGTTTTACAGATTGTGGTGTTACTGGTCAGCTGTTAGCCTCATAACATGGATACATTGTAATACTAACTGAACTTTAATggaaaaatacatcattttatatgaagttgtgTGATTATTCTATGAAACTTTTTTAACAAAGAGATTTGTAAAGCACTCTCAAGAGGAGCACGATTAACAATCGTTAAACAGAACAATTAAATCATACCTCCCAGGTGAccaccatcaaaacagtgaagCAGATGGATGAGCTGGTAAACCTGGGCGATGGTGCTGCCTGGCACGAGAAATGGAGGATAAAGCTCACCACGCTCTTCCATCAGGtaagaaaaaaccctgattattcttttttaaaatcaatttctTACTTGatacatatttaaatgaaaaagaacGAGAATGAAAAGGAGAAAGGATTCAAACTacttgtggctcaggaggttgTCCATTAATTAGAAGGTCTGTTTTGATCCGTGGCTACTCCAGAACCAGGTGTAATGGATAAAGTGCCTGAAATGAATAGAATAAATAACTGAATGTTTCTGTAAATGGTCTCATGTGGTTTGTAGTGTAAAGTGTTCTGAGCAGTCAACAACactagaaaagcaaaacacaattcATTAACCTTGTTGCTGCAAATGGACAAGAAAATGTGCACAGCAAATTTGTGATATCAGCGATACATTTACATACAGCTACTTTAACTTGAAAACAATCAGTGGATTTGAAAAATTTATACAGTCTTTTGATAACACTTTTTGTTGCTTTACTTAGTCCTACGTCTGTGGAAACATAGACTGtgtattaacctcctaggacctgccgttcacatatgtggacatcacattttttacattcatcgggccccaatatgtccaaatatcaaagagaaattaaaatgcatgccgtggaagagttcgggtcttaggaggttaaagatggATCTAGTCTCCCACTGGTTTGTGTTGTCCTGGTCTGGAGGCTCAAACGGAACATTTTTTGCCATCGTTGCTTTGATCTTTTAAAATTGGGACGACTGAAGGTTGTGTCTGAGAAGCCAAGAGCCACAGAATCAAATGGCAGCATCTTGTTTTCTGTGACGATCAGAACTCCACTGACAGGCTTTGAGTTGGCTTCACTTGTTAAAATGGACCTGGTCTTGATCTGAAGGAATTGTAACTAAAAAGAAGGTATATTAAAAATCTCACCAAGGCTCTGTTTATCTTGTTAGATCTTATTGTGTGTTTAGtgattctgtgtgtttgtgttctcccTTTTCGGTCTTTGTTTACACTAAAACTGGAAAGGGATTCTGGGAGATGctttttatttctcacagttggTGAAAAGAACCCTGTTTTCAGAAATGTCTGAAGTCTATTGACTTTTTAGCTGAGTGTACTTTACATTTATTACCTTCTCTTTGCACATCtcttgtgtctgtctgtgtgtttcttcagGTTTGGAGTAATTTCCAGACCATTTTCTCTCCCGAGTACCGGCGCACCACCTACATGATGATGGCTGTGTGGTTCTCTATGTCCTTCAGGTAGGATCAGGTGTATTAACTAATGCAGGATTTTCTGTGTTGCATAGTGAAATCTGTTTATTTGTCTAAACTAAAAAGAGCAGATGGCTGTTGATCACAGcggctttgtgtttgtttaccaGGAGTCAGTTGGCTGTTGGTGATTTAAATGTAAAGGCCAACATTATCTCCTGGTCTAGCTGGCCATGGCAGGTTCATAATTATAATAGTTGGTGAAAGCAGGAATTTATCAGtgagtataaaacaaaaaggggCTTGAAGCAGGATCTGCGAATGGATGCGATCACTTTCATGTCATTTAGTGTCAGCAGTGCTGCTGAATCACTCAAATGGCTCTTTTTGTAGCTGAGAATGAAAAAGCAGAATCAAATAGAGATTCACCCTGAACCCATGACCCCTCCCACAGggttatgctgttttgttggCATGAGCACTACAAATCAATACGAACAAAGTCTTGGGCGATCACGTTTATTCTGTGATCATCATTTCTATCCTGATGGGATCTGTTCCAGGATGACAGCACTGCTTTCTGCAGGGTCCAAAGAGTTATTCATGGTGTCTCTCTCATGGCCATCTTGGTGTTCATCATATTACTGTTGCTCCACAGTCATCGTTACATCTGAAGAATCATGCGGCTGTGATGCCATTGCAGCCTGGCCACTATACCAAAGCACAGCTTGCCCTATTTCACAGAAATATTCATGTATTAAATAATCTTTAACACATATCCTAAAAATGTGATTGTCCTCAGGCACCACTTACCACGTTGCGGAAGGTGCAATAAAATATTATGccttatttaaaataatgtgaatCATGTGCTGCAATCTTTATAACGATCCACAAAATTAATGAATTGATGTGAATTTATTTTAACGTTCAAAGGCATGCAAGACAATAAATTTTCACCAGTGAACCTTTACTAAGCCTGGTAAACAGGTTCAGTTTGATACAGTAGTTTGCTAAAGCAAAACATAACATTACTTGGATTTATCtaacatttatttcagttagtgTCAATATATTATGTATATAACTAATAACGAATATAAATCCATAAAGCCGTAGTGCACTGAAATATTAATTTACTCAGTAACGCTCGTCTTCCAACATCCTTCTAGAAGCCAGTCACTAATCAAATTTCCCTGGACGTTATATTCTATTGTTCCTGAGCAAAAGTACACAACATTATGTTTAATTAAAGGCTTAATCGAAGGCTTAATTACCTCGAGCTCTCTCCAACAGAGCGCTGAACAAACGGCTTGCAAATTCATATTATGTAGATggtaaaaaagaaatgacactTATGTATAACCATAAAGCATCACTggctcttttttcccttttctcttaGAGGTAAATTGATCTTTTCTGTGAGagaatttttctttgtcttccagCTACTATGGTTTGACGGTGTGGTTCCCCGACATGATCAAATACCTGCAGAAGCAGGAGTACTCCTCGCGCACCAAGGTTTTTGTCAAGGAGAAGGTAGAACACGTCACCTTTAACTTCACCCTGGAAAACCAGGTTCACCGTCAAGGAGAGTACTTTAACGACAAGTGAGTTGTCTTTTACTCCTCATTAGTGTTTGCGTTTTGAATGACAGCGAATCCTTTGGAATTGGGCTTCATGTCAGTCAGATGCCTTTTGGTCCAACGCTTAATGAATGAATTCATTCAGACAGAACTAGCTTGTGGTGGACGGCAACAAATGAGATGCAAATATAAATGAGGCTCCGAAATGTTTTATTCTAAACACTGGTTTGATTGCATGAAAGCCCTGGGGACTTTTTCATGTTCAACTAGCCTGTCTTTGATGTTTCCTTTGACCTTGCCTTTTCAGCCTGAACTCTGCATGTGATTTCAGATGTTACAAATTTACAGCATTATGCTAATGCCATATCTGACACTCTTGTGATAAATCACttgtttctctgtctctttgCATCTTCCTTTGTCTCTGTCTGCTCTCCACCTCCGTGCTGCACCTGTTCATTTTCTCCATGCCTCCATTCCTTAATTCCACTGTTCCTCCATGTGTTCGCTTGCAGGTTTATGAACCTGAAAATGAAGTCTATGGTTTTTGAGGATTCCCTCTTTGAGGAGTGTTACTTTGAGGACATCACCTCCACCAACACCTTCTTCAAGAACTGCACCTTCATTGCCACCCTTTTCTACAACACTGGTAGggaacacacatacaaacactcgCAGGTGTTTTATAATAGGAAAATATGGTCTTGTATAagtaaaacctttaaattagaAGCTTTTATGTGTGTTTCAGCAGGCCCTGAAAAAATGCAGAATAAATTATATATGGACATTTATGgtaaaaatgtaatgttgctgTTGCTCTGTGCCCCTGTTCTTTCTTTGCTATTTATAGACCTTTCAGAGGTCTCTTTATAAATAACTTCCTTGCAAGTAGTTCTACTGGCTCAGTTTcactcctgtgttttctgttgaaaaGTGACAGTTTGTTGCTACTGTCTAGTAAATACATTGTTACCGGTGAGTTCTGTGCGCTCTGTGTGTTCTCTGAGCAGTTTGGCTGTTTGTCAGACTGCTAAATTGCTTCCTTATTCACCTTCACAGAATGACTGGATCTATACTGAACTGAGTATTCTGGAGCTGCAAAATCCCCTTACACACCGGGGGATTGTTATATTAATGTTATtctttcttcactgaaaaagacAAATGATACCACATGTGGAAATCTATATCACACAGTTTCagatgcagcagctgtgtccacacatgcaaacaccgCCCTGGTCTCGCTTTGTTGGTTATTTGCAGTCTTTACACAAGTCAAGCCATCACTCAGCTGTGCTATCACTGCTGGCCAGGAGTTCCTTGTTATAATGGAAATTAGAAACTTGTTTGCTTATTAAGGATTAAGGTCTCTTTGGGTTTTCTATGCAGAACTTGAGACTTTAGTGCTAGTTGCCATGGTGCACCTTATTTTTACACTGCAGAATGACGAGGAAATAACACATGAAAAATGCAGCTGGGCTGTACCTCATTTTAGTCTTTGAATGTACAGATCTACAGGTTTAAAAAAGGCTCAACTTTGCACACTTTCATTTTCTAAGGTCTGACATATCAGGAAATCTTTTTAGAATAATAATTGTAACATATGGCTGCATGTACCGTATCTGCGTGAGTCAATCTGAATGAAGCTTAGCATAAATATCGTCACATTTTCAGAGATGATTaacatctttatattttaaaaaacatctaATACAATCCCAGTTCTTTTGCACCCAGGTGTTTCATATTCATCTTACATTCTCCATTTGCATTTGTGTCGCATGTCATGTTCAATGTACGTTGCCTATCATCAAAATTTGGATACGCAACAGAAGTTTGTTTGATTCACCTCTAAATACAGACTGAAGAATTGGAAAAGGCACCACAGGtctggtaataaaaaaaatcatctaatCCTGAGTAAAAATGTCATGAATGTTTAACTTTCACAGTGTTTGACTGTGCCCATCAAAATTAAGTGGGGTCGACATTAAATGGAGAAAAGTCCATAACAATCAGCtctcagttttcttcttttaggtTTATTTGGGCTCAGCGTCATGCTTCAGTATGGCTGCATGTGTCCAGCTCCAGGGTAGCAAAATACCCCCAGAATATGGATTTGAGCTACTGTAGTTTaattttctctctccttttcatTTCCTCACATTCATCCTTCGGTTGCTTCCATTATTCTCCACTTGGCAGTGAATGATAGATGATTTTCTCTTCTGGGAAATATTTTGGAATTGCTGCTCATCCTATAGGTTCATTACTAGAGAGCTTAATTTTGACAGGACCTGCTCATTGTAATCTTGTGTTCTTTATTTCGTAAATTCAGCACCAAAGCAGCTTTTTTATGCTGCTTAGTGAATACAACTTGTGTGAATTTTCTGatcgacagattttctgtgacCCCTCTGTGGTCCAAGAGTAATATTTGATCTTGCAAATGTTGTCCTCTTAGTATCATTCACTGAGTGTTAATAAAGTGTCTTGCTTTGTCCACCTGACAGCAGTTTACTGACCAGTTCTTTGAACCTCTTactctttctgtctcctctccTGCTATCCTGAACATCGCTCCTTATCCCTTCTTTCTCCTCACAGATCTTTTCAAGTACAGGTTGATCAACTGTAAGCTCATCAACAGCACTTTCCTGCACAACAAAGAGGGCTGCCTGCTCAGTGACATAAGCGATGAAAATAATGCCTACATGGTCTACTTTGTCAGTTTCCTGGGTACCTTGGCTGTGTTGCCAGGCAACATCGTCTCTGCGCTGCTCATGGACAAGATCGGACGGTTGAGGATGCTTGGTATGGGCCATGTTACTCAGTGGTGCTTGAATCAGAAGTTAGGCCTGCTTTGAtccaattcatttttaaatataaatacagcaCACGTTTAAATATAACTCCCTCTGCACTGTAAATCACTTGTTTTAAAGAACTTTTATCAGCTGCTGCCTGAGGGCATGAAAAGACAACTTTCCTGTGGAAGATTACTTCTTTTGCCGTGTGGTGCTAAAAGAGCCAACAAGCAGCACTGTCCAGAttgtgaaaaaagaaatccacaaaCCTTATTATGTGTAGTTTTCCTACATTAACCTGCTCATGATAAGATTTCTGGATGCCATCTAGTTCTGTTCAAGGGCAACTCATCCAAAAGCAATATAGATGGAACAATGGTACAATTTTGTTTGGTCTGGAAACGTATCCTATTGGTCAGAATGAGAAATTATAGCTATAGATTtagataagaaaaagaaaaatagagggagATAAAGAgagatcattttattttatctgtttaataAGTGTTCTGTGGAATAGAGATTTATGTGCAAAGGTGCAAAATGATTTGATCCTCAGTCATTTTCAGCTGAGTTATGCAGGAATCCCATCAGTTCTTCTGACAtcattctttccccctcttTATCCACAGCGGGCTCAAGCGTGATATCTTGCATCAGctgtttcttcctttcttttggcAACAGCGAATCAGCTATGATTGCCCTGCTCTGCCTGTTTGGAGGAATTAGCATCGCCTCCTGGAATTCCCTGGACGTGCTGACCGTCGAGCTCTATCCCTCTGACAAGAGGTAGGTAATCCAGGCAAGCCCAGAAATCTCCCTGACACCATAAAGGCTGTGACGTGTTAAGTTATGTCATAACAGATGCCCCTTTATGATTGGTTGGCTTGCAGGGATGGATGACATTGTGGGATTCTGGGTTTTCTTGATTCCAAATAATGGTTTTAAAAGGAGCTTCTCTGGGTTCcactttatatttataacttgtagtataatatatatatattgaaagTAATATAAAGTAAGAGCACCTGTGTTGTCAGACTCATCAAAGAGGAGCACTACCTTTAGTAGCGTGCCAAACGCTGTTGATTTTTAGGAGCTCTAGCACCACCCTGTGGTAACTCAAGCAACTGTTTTCTCTGCTGGTTTACTTTAAACATGCTCAGGCACCGAAGTGACTCTGTGCTTCTTATCTTTCTTTTCTCAGAACCACAGCATTTGGCTTCCTCAACGCCCTCTGTAAATTAGCGGCGGTGTTAGGCATAAGCATCTTCACTTCGTTCGTTGGCATAACCAAGGCTGTACCCATCCTGTTTGCCTCAGGTGCACTGGCAGCAGGCAGTTTTCTGGCCCTCAAACTACCTGAGACGCGGGGCCAGGTGCTGCAATAATGTGGCACCAACAACTTTCCAGAGGGCAGAAGAGTTTTTGCCACACTGTGAACGAATAGCTCAAGAGCCCTCCAAATCCTGCACTCTAACCTCTCCCCATCTACAAGAGTAAATTGTAATGCAGGTAAATATTAGTAATTATTTGATTGGTACAACTCCATTCCACAAAgagctgtaaaaaagaaaaagctaaagTAAAATCTGCTGCCTGTGCCTCATTGTTACTCTAAATTGGAAAAGATGAAAACACCAGAAACATAGTTAATGACATATTTAGTTATTAGAGTCTGTCTCCCACACTGTAAATACATTCCTCTGGGGTTGGAGGTCAGGGATGGGGACTCTTGATGATGAGCCATGCAAATAGACTCATAGAAATGACCACTAGCCATTGTTGCAGAATTCTCTGTAGTCACCTCCATTCTTCCGAGCAAATCCAGCTCACCTTTCCAGTCTTGAGTGCTTTACCATTGTTGGACACTGACtcaaaaatgcaacattttctgCCTTGATTTGAAGCATTTTTGACTTTGCGAGGTAAAACCAAGACACTCTTCTCTTGGCTTCCTCCTTAACAAAGATCTGTCGTCATTCTTTATCTCCTGAGGTCTTGTGTTGGTGTACAGACTAACTGCCATTTTTTTAGATAATAGAACATTCCAGGTTTGCTTTTGTTGCGATAAGGAGCTCCATTGAGCTCCTCTCTCCCTTTATTGCATTGCTATAGTGAAACACCGCTCACCTCCAAGCAGCCATAAGATCATACATACACATTTCCCACTCAAAGGGAAAACTGCATTCTACCATGAAACCCATTTAAATCACAAAGGTGAAGATATCTGTTGAAATGTACATGTAAAGCACAACCACTTGTCAGTGTGAGTGCCCCTAACATTTTCCTGACTTGAAGAAAATGTTTAGAATCTCACACTCAATCATCGTTTCCAGCCACTCTGTATATCCCTTTGTGAGAAATGCCTTTTTAGTACTCTTTCTCCCAGACTTACAGTATGTTTGTCTCTTGTATGCTTTGGAGGGTGTTCTGCATGTCACAACGTATGTATGTAACGTTATGAAAACTGAGAGTACAACATGTAAGCAGCACATGTTGCATCTGCCCATCAATTACTCTGAATTAAGttgtattttgatattttttatccATAAAAGACAGCACAGTGCTTTTATTCTGATGTAGGGATCCAATACTTCTGAACTGTTCTTAAAGCACATGCCACAGATTTAATCTGGTtattacacatgaaaaaaaagaagaagataatagaaagttttttaaatgttacccCACAAGCTAATGTTTTAGATGCAGCCATAGATTGTGTTAGATGTGTAAGCTGACCTAAATACCTTTATCTGTTTGAGCTGAATGTTTTCATTAATGTGAGTGTGCTTCTTGGTGCAATATTGAACCTCTGTGCAATattgaatattttgtttttatttatttattttgtcttctaCCATTTCACAAATGCAACTTTGATTTGTGGATGGATGTGGAGTAACCTATCTAATATACAGTAGATAACTAACAAG
The DNA window shown above is from Astatotilapia calliptera chromosome 11, fAstCal1.2, whole genome shotgun sequence and carries:
- the sv2a gene encoding synaptic vesicle glycoprotein 2A; translation: MDDDGRYRDSRSDFVRGAKDIAKVAKKQVGKKVGRGMDKMTDEYTKRSYKRFEEEDDDDDYAGVPSNDGGYYRNDSRANDEEGHSDSTEGHDEDDEIYEGEYQGIPRAESGKAGSMDGVTAAQAQQFRDLSAYEGERRKDQEELAQQYEAILQECGHGKFQWTLYFVLGLALMADGVEIFVVGFVLPSAQIDMCLSEPNKGMLGLIVYLGMMVGAFLWGGLADRIGRRQTLLISLSINSVFAFFSSFVQGYSSFLLCRLISGVGIGGSIPIVFSYYSEFLAQEKRGEHLSWLCMFWMIGGIYASAMAWAIIPHYGWSFQMGSAYQFHSWRVFVLVCAFPSVAAISALTTMPESPRFYLENGKHDEAWMILKQVHDTNMRAKGYPERVFSVTTIKTVKQMDELVNLGDGAAWHEKWRIKLTTLFHQVWSNFQTIFSPEYRRTTYMMMAVWFSMSFSYYGLTVWFPDMIKYLQKQEYSSRTKVFVKEKVEHVTFNFTLENQVHRQGEYFNDKFMNLKMKSMVFEDSLFEECYFEDITSTNTFFKNCTFIATLFYNTDLFKYRLINCKLINSTFLHNKEGCLLSDISDENNAYMVYFVSFLGTLAVLPGNIVSALLMDKIGRLRMLAGSSVISCISCFFLSFGNSESAMIALLCLFGGISIASWNSLDVLTVELYPSDKRTTAFGFLNALCKLAAVLGISIFTSFVGITKAVPILFASGALAAGSFLALKLPETRGQVLQ